The following proteins are co-located in the Camelina sativa cultivar DH55 chromosome 12, Cs, whole genome shotgun sequence genome:
- the LOC104723297 gene encoding acetylornithine deacetylase isoform X3 — MASSSKALIESLGSLDKDSYVSLLSKLIGESKFVQNNPPELIPQEDLIVNHVLDSLRPYSTETGGGPLVINHVAYHSGRGNLIVEYPGSVPGKILSFVGMHMDVVTANPDDWEFDPFSLSIDGDKLRGRGTTDCLGHVALVTELMKRLGQNKPALKSTVVAVFIASEENSSIPGVGVDMLVKDKLLDKLKSGPLFWIDTADKQPCVGTGGMIPWKLHVTGKLFHSGLAHKAINAMELAMEGLKEIQTRFYRDFPPHPQEKVYGFATPSTMKPTQWCYPAGGINQIPGECTVSGDVRLTPFYDVKEVMTKLQEYVDDINSNVEKLETRGPVSKYVLPDENLRGRLTLSFDEASAGVACNLDSPGFHVLCKATEEVVGHVKPYSITGTLPLIRDLKDEGFDVQTSGYGLMATYHAKNEYCLLTDMCQGFDVFVRIISQLDQD, encoded by the exons ATGGCTTCGTCTTCTAAAGCACTGATTGAATCCTTAGGCTCTCTTGACAAAGACTCATACGTTTCTCTCCTATCAAAACTCATCGGCGAATCAAAGTTCGTCCAGAACAATCCGCCGGAGCTCATCCCTCAAGAGGATCTAATCGTAAACCACGTCCTCGACTCTCTCCGTCCTTACAGTACAGAAACTGGTGGTGGTCCTCTGGTGATCAATCATGTGGCGTATCACTCAGGAAGAGGTAATCTTATCGTGGAGTACCCAGGATCTGTTCCCGGAAAGATCTTATCTTTCGTCGGAATGCATATGGACGTCGTCACTGCCAATCCCGATGACTGG GAATTTGATCCTTTCTCTCTAAGCATTGATGGTGATAAGCTTCGTGGTAGAGGGACTACAGATTGTCTTGGTCACGTTGCTCTTGTCACTGAACTCATGAAGAGACTCGGGCAAAACAAACCTGCGTTGAAATCAACCGTAGTAGCGGTTTTTATCGCCAGTGAAGAGAACTCTTCCATTCCTGGTGTTGGTGTGGACATGCTGGTTAAAGACAAGCTTCTTGATAAGCTCAAATCCGGACCCTT GTTTTGGATTGATACGGCGGATAAGCAGCCGTGTGTTGGAACTGGCGGTATGATTCCATGGAAGCTTCATGTTACCGGGAAGCTTTTCCATAGCGGTTTAGCTCACAAG GCGATTAACGCCATGGAGTTAGCTATGGAAGGGCTTAAGGAGATCCAAACCCGGTTCTACAGAGACTTTCCGCCTCACCCACAAGAGAAAGTTTATGGTTTTGCAACACCATCCACTATGAAGCCAACGCAGTGGTGTT ATCCAGCAGGCGGAATCAACCAAATCCCTGGAGAATGTACCGTTTCCGGTGATGTCAG ATTAACTCCTTTCTACGA CGTGAAGGAAGTGATGACGAAGCTGCAAGAGTATGTTGACGACATAAACAGTAACGTGGAGAAGCTCGAAACCCGTGGTCCTGTTTCGAAATATGTCTTACCAGATGAGAATTTACGGGGAAG GCTCACGTTAAGCTTTGATGAAGCATCAGCTGGAGTTGCCTGTAATCTTGATTCCCCCGGCTTTCACGTTCTATGCAAAGCAACCGAAGAGGTTGTTGGACACGTGAAGCCTTACTCGATCACCGGTACTTTGCCTCTAATCCGAGACCTCAAG GATGAAGGTTTCGATGTGCAAACTTCAGGATACG GTCTCATGGCTACATATCATGCAAAGAACGAATATTGCCTTCTTACAGACATGTGCCAAGGCTTTGATGTCTTCGTTAGGATCATTTCTCAACTTGATCAAGACTAA
- the LOC104731770 gene encoding uncharacterized protein LOC104731770 yields the protein MGLPLLSCTTTRVTLSSSSSSSSTTSSWCSSGSGGFKSSRLFDSPASSRSDLQKRRVKGISRLNGLSLEKSRSIKPPSSSSAGQSSGEVIDDGDTAARGLAVTSVDVTSVGSFSSGEYVAGGGGGLAGPSGEVTSVGEFVGGNDGDFKAWDKIGAVLKLSYGIGIYCGMAVAGRFICEVAGIDYTGGFNASLDAIIAGLGYASPPIMALLFILDDEVVKLSPHARAIRDVEDEELRGFFYGMSAWQFILVVTASSIGEELFYRAAFQGALADIFLRGTNLISDSRGMVALTGILPPFVPFAQAFAATFTAALTGSLYYIAASPKDPTYIMASVLKTQSAREELKKLFAAWYERRQMKKIYSPLLEGLLGLYLGFEWIQTNNLLAPIITHGIYSAVVLGNGLWKLHHHQQRLRLRVQKLETEGDN from the exons ATGGGTCTTCCTTTGTTGTCTTGTACTACCACAAGagtcactctctcttcttcttcttcatcttcttctacgaCTTCGTCTTGGTGTAGTAGTGGAAGCGGTGGGTTTAAGAGTAGTAGGCTTTTCGATTCTCCGGCGAGCTCGAGATCGGATTTGCAGAAACGTAGAGTGAAGGGAATCTCACGGTTAAACGGTCTTTCGTTAGAGAAATCGAGGTCGATCAAACCGCCGTCGTCTTCATCCGCTGGACAGAGCAGCGGTGAAGTGATCGACGACGGGGATACGGCGGCGCGTGGTTTAGCTGTTACTTCTGTAGATGTAACTTCTGTGGGAAGTTTCAGCAGCGGCGAATATGTTGCCGGTGGTGGCGGCGGTTTAGCTGGACCTTCCGGTGAGGTAACATCCGTCGGCGAATTTGTCGGCGGAAACGACGGAGATTTTAAGGCGTGGGATAAGATCGGAGCTGTTCTTAAGTTGAGTTATGGTATCG GAATATACTGTGGAATGGCTGTAGCAGGGAGATTCATATGTGAAGTAGCTGGAATTGATTACACAGGAGGTTTTAATGCTTCTTTAGATGCAATTATTGCTGGACTTGGTTATGCTTCTCCACCAATTATGGCTCTACTCTTCATTCTTGAT GATGAAGTTGTGAAATTGTCTCCGCATGCTCGTGCTATTAGAGATGTTGAAGATGAGGAGCTTCGTGGCTTCTTTTATGGAATGTCAGCTTGGCAG tTTATCTTAGTAGTTACTGCAAGTTCAATTGGAGAAGAGCTCTTCTATCGCGCTGCTTTTCAG GGTGCACTAGCTGACATATTCTTAAGGGGAACAAATCTCATCTCAGATTCTCGAGGAATGGTCGCTTTG ACTGGAATCTTGCCACCATTTGTACCGTTTGCTCAAGCATTTGCAGCCACTTTTACAGCCGCTCTCACTGGTTCTCTCTATTACATCGCTGCTTCCCCTAAAG ATCCAACTTATATAATGGCATCGGTCTTGAAAACTCAATCTGCCCGGGAGGAGCTCAAGAAGTTATTTGCAG CGTGGTACGAGCGAAGACAGATGAAGAAAATCTACTCTCCGTTGCTTGAAGGGCTTTTGGGTCTATATCTCGGCTTTGAATGGATTCAG ACAAACAATCTTCTCGCTCCTATCATCACACATGGAATATACTCAGCTGTTGTATTGGGAAATGGTCTTTGGAAATTACACCATCATCAGCAAAGACTCAGGCTACGCGTTCAGAAACTTGAAACTGAAGGTGACAACTGA
- the LOC104723297 gene encoding acetylornithine deacetylase isoform X2 has protein sequence MASSSKALIESLGSLDKDSYVSLLSKLIGESKLVQNNPPELIPQEDLIVNHVLDSLRPYSTETGGGPLVINHVAYHSGRGNLIVEYPGSVPGKILSFVGMHMDVVTANPDDWEFDPFSLSIDGDKLRGRGTTDCLGHVALVTELMKRLGQNKPALKSTVVAVFIASEENSSIPGVGVDMLVKDKLLDKLKSGPLFWIDTADKQPCVGTGGMIPWKLHVTGKLFHSGLAHKAINAMELAMEGLKEIQTRFYRDFPPHPQEKVYGFATPSTMKPTQWCYPAGGINQIPGECTVSGDVRLTPFYDVKEVMTKLQEYVDDINSNVEKLETRGPVSKYVLPDENLRGRLTLSFDEASAGVACNLDSPGFHVLCKATEEVVGHVKPYSITGTLPLIRDLKDEGFDVQTSGYGLMATYHAKNEYCLLTDMCQGFDVFVRIISQLDQD, from the exons ATGGCTTCGTCTTCTAAAGCACTGATTGAATCCTTAGGCTCTCTTGACAAAGACTCATACGTTTCTCTCCTATCAAAACTCATCGGCGAATCAAAG TTGGTCCAGAACAATCCGCCGGAGCTCATCCCTCAAGAGGATCTAATCGTAAACCACGTCCTCGACTCTCTCCGTCCTTACAGTACAGAAACTGGTGGTGGTCCTCTGGTGATCAATCATGTGGCGTATCACTCAGGAAGAGGTAATCTTATCGTGGAGTACCCAGGATCTGTTCCCGGAAAGATCTTATCTTTCGTCGGAATGCATATGGACGTCGTCACTGCCAATCCCGATGACTGG GAATTTGATCCTTTCTCTCTAAGCATTGATGGTGATAAGCTTCGTGGTAGAGGGACTACAGATTGTCTTGGTCACGTTGCTCTTGTCACTGAACTCATGAAGAGACTCGGGCAAAACAAACCTGCGTTGAAATCAACCGTAGTAGCGGTTTTTATCGCCAGTGAAGAGAACTCTTCCATTCCTGGTGTTGGTGTGGACATGCTGGTTAAAGACAAGCTTCTTGATAAGCTCAAATCCGGACCCTT GTTTTGGATTGATACGGCGGATAAGCAGCCGTGTGTTGGAACTGGCGGTATGATTCCATGGAAGCTTCATGTTACCGGGAAGCTTTTCCATAGCGGTTTAGCTCACAAG GCGATTAACGCCATGGAGTTAGCTATGGAAGGGCTTAAGGAGATCCAAACCCGGTTCTACAGAGACTTTCCGCCTCACCCACAAGAGAAAGTTTATGGTTTTGCAACACCATCCACTATGAAGCCAACGCAGTGGTGTT ATCCAGCAGGCGGAATCAACCAAATCCCTGGAGAATGTACCGTTTCCGGTGATGTCAG ATTAACTCCTTTCTACGA CGTGAAGGAAGTGATGACGAAGCTGCAAGAGTATGTTGACGACATAAACAGTAACGTGGAGAAGCTCGAAACCCGTGGTCCTGTTTCGAAATATGTCTTACCAGATGAGAATTTACGGGGAAG GCTCACGTTAAGCTTTGATGAAGCATCAGCTGGAGTTGCCTGTAATCTTGATTCCCCCGGCTTTCACGTTCTATGCAAAGCAACCGAAGAGGTTGTTGGACACGTGAAGCCTTACTCGATCACCGGTACTTTGCCTCTAATCCGAGACCTCAAG GATGAAGGTTTCGATGTGCAAACTTCAGGATACG GTCTCATGGCTACATATCATGCAAAGAACGAATATTGCCTTCTTACAGACATGTGCCAAGGCTTTGATGTCTTCGTTAGGATCATTTCTCAACTTGATCAAGACTAA
- the LOC104723297 gene encoding acetylornithine deacetylase isoform X1, whose protein sequence is MASSSKALIESLGSLDKDSYVSLLSKLIGESKFVQNNPPELIPQEDLIVNHVLDSLRPYSTETGGGPLVINHVAYHSGRGNLIVEYPGSVPGKILSFVGMHMDVVTANPDDWEFDPFSLSIDGDKLRGRGTTDCLGHVALVTELMKRLGQNKPALKSTVVAVFIASEENSSIPGVGVDMLVKDKLLDKLKSGPLFWIDTADKQPCVGTGGMIPWKLHVTGKLFHSGLAHKAINAMELAMEGLKEIQTRFYRDFPPHPQEKVYGFATPSTMKPTQWCYPAGGINQIPGECTVSGDVRLTPFYDVKEVMTKLQEYVDDINSNVEKLETRGPVSKYVLPDENLRGRLTLSFDEASAGVACNLDSPGFHVLCKATEEVVGHVKPYSITGTLPLIRDLKDEGFDVQTSGYGLMATYHAKNEYCLLTDMCQGFDVFVRIISQLDQD, encoded by the exons ATGGCTTCGTCTTCTAAAGCACTGATTGAATCCTTAGGCTCTCTTGACAAAGACTCATACGTTTCTCTCCTATCAAAACTCATCGGCGAATCAAAGTTC GTCCAGAACAATCCGCCGGAGCTCATCCCTCAAGAGGATCTAATCGTAAACCACGTCCTCGACTCTCTCCGTCCTTACAGTACAGAAACTGGTGGTGGTCCTCTGGTGATCAATCATGTGGCGTATCACTCAGGAAGAGGTAATCTTATCGTGGAGTACCCAGGATCTGTTCCCGGAAAGATCTTATCTTTCGTCGGAATGCATATGGACGTCGTCACTGCCAATCCCGATGACTGG GAATTTGATCCTTTCTCTCTAAGCATTGATGGTGATAAGCTTCGTGGTAGAGGGACTACAGATTGTCTTGGTCACGTTGCTCTTGTCACTGAACTCATGAAGAGACTCGGGCAAAACAAACCTGCGTTGAAATCAACCGTAGTAGCGGTTTTTATCGCCAGTGAAGAGAACTCTTCCATTCCTGGTGTTGGTGTGGACATGCTGGTTAAAGACAAGCTTCTTGATAAGCTCAAATCCGGACCCTT GTTTTGGATTGATACGGCGGATAAGCAGCCGTGTGTTGGAACTGGCGGTATGATTCCATGGAAGCTTCATGTTACCGGGAAGCTTTTCCATAGCGGTTTAGCTCACAAG GCGATTAACGCCATGGAGTTAGCTATGGAAGGGCTTAAGGAGATCCAAACCCGGTTCTACAGAGACTTTCCGCCTCACCCACAAGAGAAAGTTTATGGTTTTGCAACACCATCCACTATGAAGCCAACGCAGTGGTGTT ATCCAGCAGGCGGAATCAACCAAATCCCTGGAGAATGTACCGTTTCCGGTGATGTCAG ATTAACTCCTTTCTACGA CGTGAAGGAAGTGATGACGAAGCTGCAAGAGTATGTTGACGACATAAACAGTAACGTGGAGAAGCTCGAAACCCGTGGTCCTGTTTCGAAATATGTCTTACCAGATGAGAATTTACGGGGAAG GCTCACGTTAAGCTTTGATGAAGCATCAGCTGGAGTTGCCTGTAATCTTGATTCCCCCGGCTTTCACGTTCTATGCAAAGCAACCGAAGAGGTTGTTGGACACGTGAAGCCTTACTCGATCACCGGTACTTTGCCTCTAATCCGAGACCTCAAG GATGAAGGTTTCGATGTGCAAACTTCAGGATACG GTCTCATGGCTACATATCATGCAAAGAACGAATATTGCCTTCTTACAGACATGTGCCAAGGCTTTGATGTCTTCGTTAGGATCATTTCTCAACTTGATCAAGACTAA